The genome window TGGTCATAAAGGCAACGGAGTCCGAAGAAGGGATGAAGTTCTTATTTACCTATGCTACCAACAAGTTCAGTGAGGATAGCATTATCCGTATGGGAGGGCATTTCACCACGCTGCTCAGCGAAGCATTGGCACATCCTGACGTGAGAGTAACAGAATTGCCGATGCTGACCTCGGCTGAAAGCCAGCAGCTGCTGGTGGAATGGAATCTGGAGAGGGCCACTTATCCTCGTGATCTCAGTATTCCGGAGGTCTTTGAACAGCAGGTGAAGGAGCAGCCTGATGAAGTGGCCCTGCTGTTTGAAGATAGCGTACTGTCCTACCGGCAATTGAATGATCGAGCAAATGAAATCGCTTCTCGACTGCGAGCGCTGCAAATAACTCCTGATCAGCTGGTAGCGGTCTGTCTCGACCGTTCGTTCGATATGATCGCCAGCTACTTAGGAGTGTTAAAAGCGGGAGGAGCGTACGTACCGATCGATTTAACCTACCCCAAAGAGCGGATCGCCTATATGCTTGAAGACGCTGCCGTTCCGTTTGTGATTACAACAGAGCGCATTGCAAAAGACCTTCCCGCCATCACCGCCAATTGGCTGTATCTCGATAAAGATGCTCAGGAGCCCTCCTCTGAAGGTCATGAACCCTGCAGGGTAAGTACGGCGGACAGCCTGGCTTACGTCATGTACACATCAGGCTCAACAGGCAAACCGAAAGGCGTCATGGTGGATCATCGGGGAATCGTCCGTTTGGTGAAAGACATTGATTACGCTTCTGTAGGTCCGGATGAAGTCTATATGAATTTAGGTGCAGTCGCCTTTGATGTATCCGCATTTGAAATTTATGGGGCATTGTTGAACGGAGGGAAGCTGGTCATCCTCCCGACAAACAAGCCGAGCTTCGAAGAAATCGCCAGAACAATCGAGCGATACAAAGTGACATCGCTTAACATCACCCCTGACCGGTTGAATGTCCTGCTCGAGGATCACAGTGAAGCCCTGCGTGGGTTGCGCCAGGTGATGCCTGGGGGAGAAGCGCTTCCAGTCTGGCTGGCTCGCAAATGTATGACAAAGTTGCCCAACAGCCGACTGATCAATCTGTACGGCCCGACAGAAAATGCAGTCAATACAACGAGCTATCATGTGAAAGAATTGCCTGAGAACGCCACTATGGTCCCGATCGGTCGCCCCATTGCCAATGATCGACTCTATATTCTCGACGACCATTTGCAGCCAGTTCCTATCGGGGTCATAGGAGATCTGTACATTGCCGGGGACGGGGTGGCGAAAGGCTATTTGAACAGGCCGGAATTGACAGAAGAGCGATTTCCCAAAGATCCGTTCGGCAATGTGCCTGGACGGCGAATGTATAAGTCAGGAGATTTGGCACGGTATCGGGCAGATGGTAACGTAGAGTTCATCGGCAGAGCTGATGATCAAGTGAAAATCAGAGGATGTCGGATTGAATTAGGCGAGATTGAGACCGTAGTAGGCACGTTTTCCGGGGTGCGTCAAGCGGTCGCAGGAGTCACAAAGAGCAAGGACGGCTCCGCAAATCTGATCGCTTATGTCGTCATGAACGCAGGAGTCAGCTTTGATCAAGGAAAGCTGCGTGAGTTTGTCCGCGACCGATTGCCAGAATATATGATTCCGACCTTTTTTCTTGAGCTTCAGGAGGTGCCCGTCACACCCGTAGGAAAGATCGATCGTAGAAGGCTCCCAGAGCCGACTGTAGCAAGTAATGAAGAGCTGGTCGTGCAGCCGCGCAATCAAGTCGAAGAAAAGCTCGTGCAGATTTGGGAAAAATTGCTGGAGGTAAAGCCGATCGGCGTGACCGACAACTTCTTTCTTCTTGGCGGCAACTCCTTGTTGGCCATGACGATGTTCTCTTACATCGAGAAGACTTTTCAAAAGAGGCTGTCCGTCTCCAGTGTTTTTCAGGAAGATACAATCGAAAAACTTGCGAGACTTCTTTCCTCGGGCGAGGAGCACGCGGAGCTGTCGAAATCATTGGTACCAATCCAGCCATTGGGACAGCAAGCCCCTATGTTTTGCATTCATGGAGGGGGAGGAGAAGTACTGATTTATGGTGATTTGGCGCGCAGGCTGGGCAAGAATCAGCCTCTCTACGGCTTGCGTTACTCAGGCGGAGGTGATCGACAGGTCAGTGTTGAAGAAATGGCAGCCAAGTATATCCAGGAAATTCGCGAGGTGCAGACCAAAGGGCCGTACCACCTGATAGGTTTTTGCCTGGGAGGAGCGATTGCTTACGAAATGGCCCAGCAGCTCAGGAGGGATGGACAGGAGATTGGCCTCCTGACTATCCTGAATTATGCCAACCCGGCACTGCCTCCGCTCAAGACGGAAACCAAGATCATCAATAGCTTCAAGCTCCTCTTTCAATTGCCGCCTGATTTGCGCACTCCCTTTGTTATGCAAAAGCTGCGGTTTGTCGGAAACGTGCTCAAGAAAACGATGGATTCGACACCGGGTGATGACGATTCTTTGCAGGTTCTGATTCAGGCGATGCGTGCGTACAGACCTGAACCGTATTCCGGAAGATTGCTCTTGATTCGTGCCATGACCAATCTAAATCAGGCCGAAAAGCTGGGCTGGAAGGTCACCGATGAAGGCCAAATTGAAGAACATTGCATGACAGCCGATCACGGTACGTTACTGAAAGAGCCGAATCTGATTACGCTTATCGAGCATGTTCGAAATCATTTGAATGTAAGAAAAGGGGAAAGGAATCTCAGTTCCTTTTGACTAATGCCACAAAGATCAACCCTCGATTCTAGAGTTTCTGGAATCGAGGGTTTTTTGTGCGTTTGCCCATCACGCGCCATTGGTGGGCGACATAAGGTAATCATGACTGGTCAGATACCTATTTTGGAGGAGGATGTCTGCATTGGATTCACA of Brevibacillus choshinensis contains these proteins:
- a CDS encoding non-ribosomal peptide synthetase — its product is MKHVLLEQEDVGLSTDHGIAERAFDHERRAKFYTYVWKLAGQLDSDALQEAMDEIVRRHEVLRMSVSMQNGIPANIVQPFLPLKWTIIDLRPMPKAESDVYIQMCLQGRNFSPLETARESDPPLRTVLLKVSDTEHLFLLQVYASAADDWSIHILQEELFAAYQAFQLKESPQWREQPVSFESYRQWREKWCTGQTAVAELAFWKKKMGYEPPEQYLPVDSSGAPAAVLTTHTYQLSIPPHLKQQLYAFSNQQQLSPFHLLLTVLKMLLRRYGNEDEIRVATLVSRRDDPAIERGIGSFANLLLLQTFWKQDLTFREALFVVQQTLTEAYQRQRIPFDYVVKELGLSRTAQPLYRVMFHMPPALPKIVLPGLQITKLDTGNRCEEAELVIKATESEEGMKFLFTYATNKFSEDSIIRMGGHFTTLLSEALAHPDVRVTELPMLTSAESQQLLVEWNLERATYPRDLSIPEVFEQQVKEQPDEVALLFEDSVLSYRQLNDRANEIASRLRALQITPDQLVAVCLDRSFDMIASYLGVLKAGGAYVPIDLTYPKERIAYMLEDAAVPFVITTERIAKDLPAITANWLYLDKDAQEPSSEGHEPCRVSTADSLAYVMYTSGSTGKPKGVMVDHRGIVRLVKDIDYASVGPDEVYMNLGAVAFDVSAFEIYGALLNGGKLVILPTNKPSFEEIARTIERYKVTSLNITPDRLNVLLEDHSEALRGLRQVMPGGEALPVWLARKCMTKLPNSRLINLYGPTENAVNTTSYHVKELPENATMVPIGRPIANDRLYILDDHLQPVPIGVIGDLYIAGDGVAKGYLNRPELTEERFPKDPFGNVPGRRMYKSGDLARYRADGNVEFIGRADDQVKIRGCRIELGEIETVVGTFSGVRQAVAGVTKSKDGSANLIAYVVMNAGVSFDQGKLREFVRDRLPEYMIPTFFLELQEVPVTPVGKIDRRRLPEPTVASNEELVVQPRNQVEEKLVQIWEKLLEVKPIGVTDNFFLLGGNSLLAMTMFSYIEKTFQKRLSVSSVFQEDTIEKLARLLSSGEEHAELSKSLVPIQPLGQQAPMFCIHGGGGEVLIYGDLARRLGKNQPLYGLRYSGGGDRQVSVEEMAAKYIQEIREVQTKGPYHLIGFCLGGAIAYEMAQQLRRDGQEIGLLTILNYANPALPPLKTETKIINSFKLLFQLPPDLRTPFVMQKLRFVGNVLKKTMDSTPGDDDSLQVLIQAMRAYRPEPYSGRLLLIRAMTNLNQAEKLGWKVTDEGQIEEHCMTADHGTLLKEPNLITLIEHVRNHLNVRKGERNLSSF